The genomic region atgaCCAGTGTTGTGCTGTAAACTTGTCTTGGTGCCTCAGTTTATCATATTTTAACCTCAACCCAGaaatgggagggaaaaaaagatgacATGAATActcatacattattattattattattattattattattattattattattattattagggggcacagtggcgcggtgggttggcccgggtcctgctctccggtgggtctgggtttcgagtcccgcttggggtgccttgtgatggactggcgtcccgtcccgggtgcgtcccctccccctccatcctttcGCCCTGTGTCGCCCGGTTAGGTtttggctccccgcgacccccgcatgggacaagtggttcagacaatgtgtgtgtgtgattattattattttatttgatgtgtatcttcaaagcaacttaaaatattacGTTTATATACTTACTctgcatttatgcagctgggtaaatcTTACTGGAGacattcagggtatgtaccttgatcacgGGCACTACAGCATGAgtgggggattcaaacccgaggcCTCTAAGTGCAAGGTGATGGACGTAATCGCTTTGCAGTCTTCTGCTGAGCACCATAACAGCACGATTCTGTGCGATCCGCACAACGGTGTGAACCGCCCTTCGATAAAGGAACACGGAGCAGGGATGCCACGTTCCCTCTCCTTGTGGCAGCAGCACCGTAAATGCTCTGCACACTTTGCTGTCCCGTTCTTGAACCTCCATTTGGGTGGATTAACTTTGGAATGTAACAAAGACCCTACAGTCCCTGCCTGCttccacatatatatatatatatatatattatataatcgGTTTTGCTTCCTCTTTAGACGTGTGAGAGCGAGGAAAGGAGTCCGTGTGCGCAGAGCGGTGGTCCGGCACGGCCCTCTCGTGCTTCGGCAGAAGGGAAGCGGCCCGAGGAGAGGAGGAAGCGAGAGGCAGGAAGCGGCACTGTACAAAAATCCCCTCTCAAGAACCCAAGCAAGATGTGTACAAACATGTTATTACGCACCGCAGCTTTCGACACTAATTGCAGTCGTCTCATTAAGCGTGCTGCCGACAGAAGCCGAGCGCTTCGGCGGGCGCTTGCGAAGACCCAGACGATGACCGAGACGCGTGGGGAAACGCGAGTCGAGGAAGAAGGGCTTCCGGAGCGCCGTTTCGCCACCTGCTAAAAAGGCTCCCGGGTCACGAGCCACGTTTTCTGGGTGTCCGTGCCATTATTTCCCCGTGATTTAGTGTTCGGAAGGGACTTTGTTCTCCTATTTGCGTTTCGCTACGTGAATACCGGGGCTGCCCTTGCCCACGGAGGACCGGAGGGCCTTCTGCTGTTCCTCTTTCTCTGATTGCGCTTCCAGAAATAGCAGCGGGAGCCCTGCCAGCGGAAGCCGCTTTCAAGTCATTCAAGGCACTTTCTTCCCCCTcttccacttttctttttatattggTCAAAATCAAGAGCAGCTGGGCCGGGGCACGGCTCcagccgcccccccccgcccacgcCGCCACATGCGCCCTCTGCCGCGTCGGGCCTCGTCCGCCCCGCTCCGCACCTGCCCGCTTCACTCAGGGCTCCTGCCCGGGGCCCCCCGCCCCGCCGCGCGCCAGCACCTGCCCCGCTCTCTGTGTCTTTTGGCTCCCGTGTGCCCCAGAGTGCGCCCGCGCCCTTGCTGTTCCCGCCGCGTTCGGCTCCCGCTCGCTCCCCGAGGCAGGAGAGGAGGCGGCGCGGCAGAGAGAAAAACGCTGTAAATCATCTATTGTTCCCCGCGTTAATGGCAGTGGTCCCCCAGTGAATTACTCCGCCGGAGACCCTGCCGCTCGCAGCCCGTTTCAAACCTTTAGCGGCAGCATCCGCTCCGCACCGTGCGGGCCCCTAACCTCCCGCCGTGTTTTCCGCGGCCGCGAGCGCTGTGCCGGACGCCAGCACGAATCAAACAAGCGGCGCACGGTGTAAATCTCAGGCCCTCGTCGTTCCTCCTAAGCCGCCCGTGGGCGCGTGCGAAAGGGCCGCCCCTGAGAGCGGCGCTGCGGCCCCGGAGGCGCGCTAAGGAGGGCCCGCTGCACCGAAAGGGTTCGGTCGAGCCGCCGCTCACGTTCGCCTCCTTTCTAAGGGACGCGCTCACCGTACGCCGCTGTCCGAGGGAAGCGTCACTAATCCCGGCTTCACTTCTTTGGTTTAAGACTCCAGGCAAATGCAGACGTCACCCTCCTGGTCCTATGAGCAGTCGTACCCGTACTTGGGCCAAATATCCACGGCGTCCGTCCACTCCGCCACACCCATCTCGCCAGGCCGTGCGAGCGGAATGTCGGCCCTCACAGACTTCTCCAGCAGGCTCTCAGGTAACACAACCGACCCTGCAGCCATGCCGTACCACCTGTCCATCCAGTTCCGagaaccgcttgttctgagcagggtcaccgtcgaccggagcctatcctggcaggATTGGGTGTAAAGCTGAGGGGGGGAGTACGCACCGGTCTATCACAGGgtaggcgcgcacacacaccaaggacaatttagagtcgccGCTTCGCCTGAACTGCAGGTTTTTGGACGgagagaggaaaccagagcaggcacggggagaacgcGCGAACTGCCCCGAGACCGAGGAGCTCAAACCCACgctctttcacaccacccaggcgccgtgaagCAGCGCCGCttctcactgcaccaccgtgccaccctccATGTCGTGCCACGAAATCATAAACGTTCTGTGACACTTAGACAACGGGATTATAGATAAATCAGTGCCACTGCTGCATTATCAGCAGCGCGGTAAGAAATGTGTCTTAATCATTTGCCAGCTAAACAATTTTTAGCATTAATCAGTAATTCCAAAATAACACTCTTTGGatcccaataaaaaaaaaaaaaaaactttgcataGCTTTCggaaaaggcaaaacaaaatcTCTTTGTGTCACGTGGAATAAAATTATCGTAAGGAATATACGTAGGTTGACTTGAAGTTGAGACCGCACTTGTTATTGTGCATCTGAAGAGTCCTCGGGACTGGGGCCCTTTTCCTTCCATCAGGCTCCATGCGCTTCTTACAGCGTCCACGCCCAAAACCTCTGCGCTCATCTTCTGtgctcgtttttttttttttttttttcttattcccGACGTCATCTTCCAGGCGGCGGCTGCGGCTCCTTTCGCGTCGTCATCGCGTGAAGATTTCTCTCCCTTCGCAATTCACCGTCTCCGTTCCACGCGCTCGATCGAACGTTCGAGAAATGCCCTGGGCCGACTTCCAGAGCTTTACACGGAATTCGTTCGCGCTCCTTCGTCGCTACATTTAAAGAGACTTGACGCGTGGCGGCTGTCACGAAACAGGGTTTAACCTGCTggagggggcagcaggaggaCGAAAGAGAGCGCGGCTTTACTACTGGGGGACACTGCGGCACAGTCACTCTCAAGCCTCCGCCTTCGCACCGTTGCGAACACTGTGCCTTGGAGCTTTTGTCACTTTCTAATCCCTCGCTTTCGACCTCATTTGTCCCCCCGCAGGTCCCGACCTCGCAGCGTTTGGCGACCCGCGCATGGCGGGTCTGGAGCGGTCCTTCGGCTCGCTGCCCTCCCTCCCAGACGGTCGCTTCTCTGACCCGCGCATGCACTACCCTGCGGGCGCTTTCACCTACACGCCTACCCCGGTCACCAACGCCATCGGTATcggcatgtcagccatgaccGGACCCACTGGACGCTACACCTACCTGCCTCCCCCCTATCCGAGCGGCTCCGCCCAGGGCCAGGGCAGCCCCTTCCAGGCCAGCACTTCCCCGTACCACCTTTACTACAGCACCTCCGCCAGCTCCTACCAGTTCTCCATGATGTCCGGAGGGGAGCGGTCTCCGCCCCGCATCCTGCCGCCGTGCACGAACGCCTCGACCGGCTCTGCCCTGCTCAATCCCTCCTTGCCCAATCAGAGCGAAGTGGTGGAGGCTGAGGGAAGTCACAGCAGCTCCCCCACCAGCATGGGGGCCGGAGCGGGGCGCTTGGAGGAGGCCGTGTGGCGCCCATATTGACGTCTGCGCCGCACGTGCTCGTCGGCGATCGCCGACACGTGTACTTGGACGCTGAACTCCCTCCGGATAGAGCAGGGACTGGCAGGACGGTACGGGACGCAGTGCGGACACACCCTGCATCACTCTTTCAGTTCGAGTGCTGACATTTTGTCAGTGTTAATCACGGTCAGCATTACTGTGGTTTCTGTTTGCGTTGTGGATTATTAAAAACGGAAAAacgacagcaaaaaaaaaaaaaaaaaaaaaaatcagtctgaAGAAAAGAGTAAAATGACATTAGCAGTAAATGCaactgtaaaaattgtaaaaaaaaaaaaagaaaaaaagaaaaatggttcTTTTGGTTTTAGGTTGAGTCCACGGTTCTCTTGTGCTTTTTATCGTTTGTATATCTTGTTCTTGTATAATGACGGGAGGACTTTTCGGGTGCGGGACGAGAGTGAGAATCCACTGCCGACTCGGGCTTTCGGCAGCCGGAGTCTTTGGCCGAAGCCCCAGCGGCTTCGCGCGCGAAAAGCACGGTACTTCCGCTCGTCTGGAGACAAGTACTTTCACGTGTGCTGTTTTAGCGCGGTCTTCGACTTCCGAGGTGTCTGACTTCCGTGTCGGCCCGAGGGCCCGGGGCTTAGCTGGGGCGTTCCGCTCCGACGTCCTGTGTTGCTAGAACCGGCGCCGGGATATTCAATATTCAATCTCCCTCTGGATATTGATGCCACGGGAGCGCAAGGCCTCGATCGGCTGTGAGCCAGGGCGGCCGGGACCTGGACCGGTGCGGCTACGTCACGGTAAATAGCGGTACGAGCGTAGCGCtagccgcccccccccacaccaccgtTGCGCTCGCACGGCACCGGGCCTCGTGTGCAACAGTCTTACTTACTCAGGTGGCCTGGAGCAACCAGCCAGAGCGAGAAACAAAGCAACAAGGGGCACGTTGCCTGCGGAATAGTGTTTGCTCACATTCTCCTGCTGCCATGCCACGCCACGCTGCACATTAGATGCAGGGAAGCTATTTATCAGTTATTTATGTtcctaatttatttaattaactgTATTTAACCTTTTCGTACCCGTTCTCTTTTACGGTTTTTATAAGCGCGGCGATCCGCGCAACTCGTGCAAAGGCTTCGTTTTCGATTTCACGGAAAATTCGGGTTTTCCGCTTCGCCCGACACACATCCGTACGGACGCGCGCATATTACCGTCCAATCGAACTCGGGACAAATACGGGGCCCCGTCCCCTGCCCTCTGTCCCAGTACACGGCGCGCAAGGGCGTGCCGAACAGCATCCGCAATAATCTGCATTCACCTGAATTTGGATGCTCGGTGCGCCGCGGTAAAACGTGGGCGAAGAGGCCTTAGCGTGAGCTGAGACGGAGCGCGGAGTAGCGCGACACGTTCGAAAAGCGATGGACGTAGGAGAAGTGGCGGACCGTCCCTCCAGCCAACCCACCCGATACACACAGACGCCGACGCCCAAAACGTCTGGGCCCGTTTGCCCATGCGTGG from Scleropages formosus chromosome 12, fSclFor1.1, whole genome shotgun sequence harbors:
- the LOC108938311 gene encoding runt-related transcription factor 1 isoform X7, whose product is MVFLWDAKYDPAPGRRFTPPSTTLSPGKMSEALPLGAHDGSAAALVGKLRMADRSMVEVLSDHPGELVRTDSPNFLCSVLPTHWRCNKTLPIAFKVVALGDIPDGTLVTVMAGNDENYSAELRNATAAVKNQVARFNDLRFVGRSGRGKSFTLTITVFTNPPQVATYQRAIKITVDGPREPRHSRQMQTSPSWSYEQSYPYLGQISTASVHSATPISPGRASGMSALTDFSSRLSGPDLAAFGDPRMAGLERSFGSLPSLPDGRFSDPRMHYPAGAFTYTPTPVTNAIGIGMSAMTGPTGRYTYLPPPYPSGSAQGQGSPFQASTSPYHLYYSTSASSYQFSMMSGGERSPPRILPPCTNASTGSALLNPSLPNQSEVVEAEGSHSSSPTSMGAGAGRLEEAVWRPY
- the LOC108938311 gene encoding runt-related transcription factor 1 isoform X6, translated to MSEALPLGAHDGSAAALVGKLRMADRSMVEVLSDHPGELVRTDSPNFLCSVLPTHWRCNKTLPIAFKVVALGDIPDGTLVTVMAGNDENYSAELRNATAAVKNQVARFNDLRFVGRSGRGKSFTLTITVFTNPPQVATYQRAIKITVDGPREPRRHRQKPEELVKPGTLAFSERLSELEQLRRSAMRGSPHHPPAPSSRPTLSSAPFSSSTHSQIPDSRQMQTSPSWSYEQSYPYLGQISTASVHSATPISPGRASGMSALTDFSSRLSGPDLAAFGDPRMAGLERSFGSLPSLPDGRFSDPRMHYPAGAFTYTPTPVTNAIGIGMSAMTGPTGRYTYLPPPYPSGSAQGQGSPFQASTSPYHLYYSTSASSYQFSMMSGGERSPPRILPPCTNASTGSALLNPSLPNQSEVVEAEGSHSSSPTSMGAGAGRLEEAVWRPY